Proteins found in one Coregonus clupeaformis isolate EN_2021a unplaced genomic scaffold, ASM2061545v1 scaf0302, whole genome shotgun sequence genomic segment:
- the LOC121558005 gene encoding fibulin-7 has product MIWMHAVIVFLCLCPIHAAFGQDCPSRQEMQSSLKQVQKLLSTHEAAYLQSLRTLRKKLNLLQNTATKQTGKANNGTCLKLDTPANGRKLGKAQTPGHEVHFLCDAGYELVGAESRVCQESLTWSGQQPTCRNINECASSPCLNGGMCVDEVNQFSCTCTKGWAGATCQSPMPTFFVTMTNTSSATSSAAAALSPPAVTVGPLVRPSRCTQVQGTTHCTCDPGYTISGRDSTTCTDIDECELFHMGQAGRLCLHACVNTPGGYRCTCPAGYNVTRDGRNCKDIDECATRQNNCTRDQLCINTYGGFQCVRVDCPRIRNATYSKTSPLRCERNPCSVDNKVCSQAPNSISHHYLSVVSNLSAPRTMFRVSALRLMGDTLRFSLLGRGQARRHFTVQRSDRQTGQLVLGSPVQGPATLEAEVEMTELEKGVQLGRYITKITMFISQYEF; this is encoded by the exons GACTGTCCCAGCAGGCAGGAGATGCAGAGCTCCCTAAAGCAGGTCCAGAAGCTGCTGTCGACCCACGAGGCTGCATATCTTCAGAGCCTCCGCACCCTGAGGAAGAAACTCAACTTGCTACAGAACACAGCCACCAAACAGACTGGCAAGGCAAACAATG GTACCTGTCTAAAGCTGGACACGCCTGCCAATGGCAGGAAGTTGGGAAAAGCGCAGACCCCAGGTCACGAGGTTCACTTCCTGTGTGATGCGGGTTATGAGTTGGTGGGAGCAGAGAGCAGGGTGTGTCAGGAGAGCCTCACCTGGAGCGGCCAGCAGCCCACCTGCCGCA ACATAAATGAGTGTGCCTCGTCTCCCTGTCTGAATGGGGGGATGTGTGTGGATGAGGTGAACCAGTTCTCCTGCACGTGTACCAAAGGCTGGGCCGGAGCCACCTGCCAGAGCCCTATGCCAACAT TCTTTGTCACCATGACGAACACCTCCTCTGCCACCTCCTCTGCGGCTGCTGCCCTCTCTCCCCCGGCTGTGACTGTTGGTCCGCTTGTTCGTCCGTCTCGCTGTACGCAGGTCCAGGGCACCACTCACTGCACCTGTGACCCCGGATACACCATCTCTGGGCGCGACAGCACCACCTGCACAG acatTGATGAGTGTGAGTTGTTCCACATGGGTCAGGCTGGCCGGCTGTGTTTACATGCCTGTGTTAACACCCCTGGAGGATACCGCTGTACCTGTCCTGCTGGATACAATGTCACCCGCGACGGACGCAACTGCAAAG ACATAGATGAGTGTGCCACCAGACAGAATAACTGCACCCGGGACCAGCTGTGTATCAACACCTACGGAGGGTTCCAGTGTGTACGTGTGGACTGCCCCCGCATACGAAACGCCACCTACAGCAAAACCTCCCCCCT GCGTTGTGAGCGTAACCCCTGCTCTGTGGACAACAAGGTGTGCTCTCAGGCCCCTAACTCCATCTCCCACCACTACCTGTCTGTCGTATCCAACCTGTCGGCACCACGCACCATGTTCCGTGTGTCGGCCCTCCGCCTCATGGGCGACACGCTGCGTTTCTCCCTGCTAGGCCGCGGGCAGGCCAGACGCCACTTCACGGTGCAGCGGTCGGACCGTCAGACAGGCCAGCTGGTGCTGGGGAGCCCGGTGCAGGGCCCTGCTACACTGGAGGCTGAGGTGGAGATGACCGAGCTGGAGAAAGGGGTCCAGCTGGGGAGGTACATCACCAAGATCACCATGTTCATCTCCCAGTACGAgttctag